One region of Lactobacillus johnsonii genomic DNA includes:
- the pepF gene encoding oligoendopeptidase F: protein MAIPTRNEVSDDLKWDLSRVFKDDQEWEQEYNRVATEIKNLGRFKGNLAKSGQDLYEGITEILSVNRRLEKVYVYATMSSDVDTSNTHYLGLVAKAQSLANQMSAAISFVDPEILSIPEETLAKFMQDEPRLKEYQHRLEQITKKRPHTLPASEEKIIAAAGDAMGTSANTFNVLTNSDMEYGYVQDEDGEMVQLSDGLYSLLIQSQDRNVRKNSFDVMYASYGQFENSLASTLSGEVKAHNFNAQVHKYNSAREAALSENGVPTTVYDTLIKEVNSHLDLLHRYVSLRKKILGLFDLQMYDMYVPLTGEPSLSYNFEEAKNEARRALAPLGKDYLEHVDYIFNNRVIDVVESQNKVTGAYSGGSYDTDPYELLNWEDNLDSLYTLVHETGHSVHSWYTRNTQPYVYGDYPIFVAEIASTTNENILTEYFLDKITDPKTRAFVLNHYLDSFKGTLFRQTQFAEFEQFIHEADANGQPLTADVLDEFYGNLNQRYYGDSVEPGGDIAKEWARIPHFYYNFYVYQYATGFAAATALANNVVHGTDEERTAYINFLKAGSSDYPTEIMKHAGVDMTKADYLRDAFNTFEKRLNEFEKIVNELKTV, encoded by the coding sequence ATGGCTATTCCAACAAGAAATGAAGTATCTGATGATCTCAAATGGGATCTTAGTCGTGTTTTTAAAGACGATCAGGAATGGGAACAAGAATATAATCGGGTCGCAACCGAAATTAAAAATTTAGGTAGATTTAAGGGAAATCTTGCTAAATCTGGTCAAGATTTATATGAGGGGATTACAGAAATTTTATCTGTGAATCGTCGTTTAGAAAAAGTGTACGTTTATGCTACTATGTCAAGCGACGTTGATACTAGTAATACTCATTATCTAGGCCTTGTTGCTAAAGCTCAAAGCTTAGCTAACCAGATGAGCGCCGCTATCTCTTTTGTCGATCCTGAAATTTTATCTATCCCAGAAGAGACACTTGCTAAATTTATGCAAGATGAGCCCCGTTTAAAAGAGTATCAACATCGACTTGAACAAATTACTAAGAAACGTCCTCATACTTTACCAGCAAGTGAAGAAAAAATTATTGCCGCTGCTGGAGATGCAATGGGAACTTCCGCTAATACTTTCAATGTTTTAACTAATTCTGATATGGAATACGGCTATGTTCAAGATGAAGACGGAGAGATGGTCCAATTATCTGATGGCTTATATTCACTTCTAATTCAGTCACAAGATAGAAATGTTCGCAAAAATTCATTTGATGTTATGTATGCAAGCTATGGTCAGTTTGAAAATAGTCTCGCTTCAACTCTATCAGGTGAAGTAAAGGCCCACAATTTTAATGCTCAAGTACATAAATATAATTCTGCTCGAGAGGCTGCTTTAAGCGAAAATGGCGTACCAACTACTGTTTACGATACATTGATCAAAGAAGTAAATAGTCACTTAGATCTCCTTCATCGCTACGTTAGTTTAAGAAAAAAGATTTTAGGTCTTTTTGACCTACAAATGTATGATATGTATGTTCCATTAACAGGTGAGCCAAGTCTTTCTTATAACTTTGAAGAAGCAAAAAATGAGGCTAGACGAGCCTTAGCTCCACTAGGAAAAGATTATTTAGAGCATGTTGACTATATCTTTAATAATCGTGTAATTGATGTAGTTGAAAGCCAAAATAAGGTAACCGGTGCTTATTCTGGTGGTTCCTATGATACTGATCCATATGAATTATTAAATTGGGAGGATAATCTTGATTCTCTCTATACCCTAGTTCATGAAACTGGACACTCAGTGCATTCCTGGTATACAAGAAATACTCAGCCATATGTATATGGAGACTACCCAATTTTTGTTGCTGAAATTGCATCAACAACTAATGAAAATATTTTAACTGAATACTTCTTAGATAAGATTACTGATCCTAAAACAAGAGCATTTGTTTTGAATCATTATCTTGATTCATTTAAGGGCACACTCTTCCGTCAAACACAATTTGCAGAATTTGAGCAGTTTATTCATGAAGCCGACGCAAATGGTCAACCATTAACTGCCGATGTTCTTGATGAATTTTATGGTAATTTAAACCAAAGATATTATGGTGATAGTGTAGAACCAGGCGGAGATATTGCTAAAGAATGGGCACGGATTCCTCACTTCTATTACAACTTCTATGTTTACCAATATGCAACAGGTTTTGCTGCTGCTACAGCCCTTGCAAATAATGTTGTTCATGGTACTGACGAAGAACGTACGGCTTATATTAATTTCTTAAAGGCCGGCTCTTCAGATTATCCAACAGAAATAATGAAACATGCTGGTGTCGATATGACAAAGGCGGATTACTTAAGAGACGCATTTAATACTTTTGAAAAACGACTTAATGAGTTTGAAAAAATCGTTAATGAATTAAAAACAGTTTAG
- a CDS encoding helix-turn-helix domain-containing protein, which translates to MSKYAVETKLKTIELYKKGLGSRQIQCNLNIPSHSTIDRWIILFKKYGKAGLITKRTRKKYSGQFKLEVLNWRKEHNESYQATALKYGISNTGIIANWQRAYEEGGIDALFIKQGRPTMHKKAKHKKINKSELSELERLRLENRALYVEVEYLKKLDALVQKRGHLKKKDESSQN; encoded by the coding sequence ATGAGCAAATATGCAGTTGAAACTAAATTAAAAACAATTGAATTATATAAAAAAGGTCTTGGGAGTAGACAGATTCAATGTAACTTGAATATCCCATCACATTCTACAATTGATAGATGGATTATATTATTTAAGAAATATGGAAAAGCTGGTTTAATTACAAAACGTACTCGTAAAAAATATAGTGGTCAATTTAAATTAGAGGTTTTAAACTGGAGGAAAGAACATAATGAAAGCTATCAAGCCACCGCACTAAAATATGGAATCTCTAATACTGGAATTATTGCAAACTGGCAACGTGCCTATGAAGAAGGTGGTATTGATGCCCTCTTTATTAAGCAAGGAAGACCAACTATGCATAAGAAAGCTAAACATAAAAAAATAAATAAAAGTGAACTGTCAGAGCTTGAAAGATTAAGACTAGAAAATCGAGCTTTATACGTTGAAGTTGAATACTTAAAAAAATTAGATGCCTTAGTTCAGAAGCGCGGACATCTGAAGAAGAAAGACGAATCATCACAGAACTAA
- a CDS encoding transposase — MKKRNSGYGYWTVTDALKRTYNLIINHKRVYRLMKEYNLLAKKYGSFANPVDG; from the coding sequence ATTAAGAAACGTAATTCTGGGTATGGCTATTGGACAGTAACTGATGCTTTAAAACGTACATACAATTTGATCATCAATCATAAACGTGTATATCGATTAATGAAAGAATATAATCTGTTGGCTAAAAAATATGGCTCTTTTGCAAATCCTGTTGATGGATAA
- a CDS encoding IS3 family transposase — MSKLSKQDKIDIYNNWKHYHKSLSQLGREYGVRPDNLYYLIRLIDLHGLEILNKSYSSYSVEFKKTAIKRILINDEPANQVSLDLGLPSSGMIYNWLRKYKEDGYNVINHKKGRPHHEKQRPTNQRTTKTSKRLKTRESQAYCRKRICKKIERLSFQKKKPKAPEIAQVVTELRQELHVTVSFILNVINSNPDLPHLSKSNYYYVLKQNDKDSKNHQIMKRIKEIFEEHKHRYGYRRITAQLHIEGIKINHKKVKRLMKKMHLFGIAIRRRKRYSSYRGTVGEIKPNLICRNFLAILPDRKWYSDITEFHLNGEKLYLSPIMDGCTHEIISYTLSRRPVLEQVMTMLDLAYKAHPALNGLIFHTDQGWQYQHSTFQKWLTDHGIEQSMSRKGNSLDDGLMEGFFGILKREMWYGFEKNFKNLDELEDAIKEYIYYYNNFRIKSSIKNHTPIQYRNMVLNQTV, encoded by the coding sequence ATGTCTAAATTATCTAAGCAAGACAAAATTGACATCTACAATAATTGGAAGCATTATCATAAGTCACTATCTCAACTAGGTAGAGAATATGGAGTAAGACCTGACAATTTATATTATTTAATCCGTCTAATAGACCTTCACGGCTTAGAAATTTTGAATAAATCATATTCTTCTTATTCAGTAGAATTTAAGAAAACTGCCATTAAAAGAATATTGATTAACGATGAACCAGCGAATCAAGTTTCATTAGACTTGGGATTGCCAAGCTCAGGTATGATCTATAATTGGCTTCGCAAATATAAAGAGGATGGGTATAATGTCATTAATCATAAGAAAGGCAGACCACATCATGAAAAGCAAAGACCAACAAATCAAAGAACTACAAAAACAAGTAAAAGACTTAAAACAAGAGAATCTCAAGCTTACTGTCGAAAACGAATTTGTAAAAAAATTGAGCGCCTTAGTTTCCAAAAGAAAAAACCAAAAGCACCAGAAATAGCTCAGGTGGTTACTGAACTAAGGCAAGAACTTCATGTAACCGTCAGTTTCATATTAAATGTAATCAATTCTAATCCTGATTTACCTCACTTATCTAAAAGTAATTATTACTATGTTCTAAAACAAAATGATAAAGATTCAAAAAATCATCAGATCATGAAACGTATCAAAGAAATATTTGAAGAACATAAACATCGCTACGGCTATAGAAGAATTACAGCTCAATTGCACATTGAAGGAATTAAAATCAATCATAAGAAAGTAAAGCGTCTGATGAAAAAGATGCATTTATTTGGTATTGCCATTAGACGTAGAAAAAGATATTCAAGTTATCGAGGAACTGTAGGTGAAATCAAACCTAATTTGATCTGTCGCAATTTTTTAGCCATTTTACCAGATAGAAAGTGGTATTCAGATATAACTGAGTTTCATTTAAACGGCGAAAAATTATATTTATCACCAATTATGGATGGGTGTACCCATGAGATAATTTCTTATACATTAAGTCGCCGTCCAGTTTTAGAACAAGTAATGACCATGCTTGACCTAGCTTATAAAGCTCATCCTGCTCTAAATGGTCTTATTTTTCACACTGATCAAGGATGGCAATATCAACATTCTACCTTTCAAAAATGGCTTACAGATCATGGTATTGAGCAATCAATGTCTAGAAAAGGTAATTCATTAGATGATGGATTAATGGAAGGATTTTTTGGTATCTTAAAGCGAGAAATGTGGTATGGCTTTGAAAAAAATTTTAAGAATTTAGATGAACTAGAAGATGCAATCAAAGAGTATATTTATTACTATAATAATTTTAGAATTAAGAGCTCAATAAAAAACCATACTCCGATTCAATATCGAAATATGGTTTTAAATCAAACAGTTTAA
- a CDS encoding ISL3 family transposase, giving the protein MSSLNDYIKFTLDVEDKNIIFSDYSNENINGKIYKIYLAELIQPTCPYCRSTNLKHNGHYVSNVRFITADASKPVTIRLRKQRVLCNDCLKRSMAQSNLVNKGSYISNTSKRKILSALTEDRSMTSIAREHNVSVNTVQRVLEACSSKFYDDFDHLPEHLAFDEFKGVGKKLHFICLDGDTHKVVQILRTRFKPDILRYFYKFTPKARAMVKTVTMDLNCYYPLVARELFPNAQIVIDRFHMVQMLTRSFNIFRVQIMKQFKKQSHEYKLLKSPWKLYLMKYDKLNKTTPYYDWHFKDCLTQEHVVLDGLDCDQTLENTYWVMQDFMTAIQDNDEKKVIHLLHSKQSVGKQMHQTLLTFKHNYTGVLNGISSNYSNGCLEGVNRKIKQIERTAYGYRNFKHLLIRIRLEENIIKEKESNSYLI; this is encoded by the coding sequence ATGTCCTCTTTAAATGATTATATTAAATTTACTCTTGATGTTGAAGATAAAAACATTATTTTTTCTGATTATTCAAATGAAAATATTAACGGTAAGATTTACAAAATATATTTAGCTGAGCTGATCCAGCCTACTTGTCCTTATTGTCGTTCTACTAATCTTAAGCATAACGGTCATTACGTTTCTAACGTTCGTTTCATTACTGCTGATGCTAGTAAGCCCGTTACTATCAGATTAAGAAAACAACGTGTTCTCTGCAATGACTGTTTAAAAAGATCTATGGCTCAATCTAATCTGGTTAATAAAGGCTCCTATATCTCTAACACTTCTAAGCGAAAAATACTTTCTGCTCTTACTGAAGATCGTTCAATGACCAGCATTGCTAGAGAACATAATGTATCTGTCAACACGGTTCAAAGAGTATTAGAAGCCTGCTCTTCTAAGTTCTATGATGACTTTGATCATCTCCCTGAACACTTAGCCTTTGATGAATTCAAAGGTGTAGGCAAAAAGCTTCACTTTATTTGTCTAGATGGTGATACTCACAAAGTTGTTCAAATTCTTAGAACTCGTTTCAAACCTGATATTCTACGCTATTTTTACAAGTTCACTCCTAAAGCTCGTGCAATGGTTAAAACAGTAACTATGGATCTTAATTGTTATTATCCTTTAGTTGCTAGAGAATTATTTCCAAATGCTCAGATAGTTATTGACCGTTTTCATATGGTTCAAATGCTTACTAGATCGTTTAATATTTTCAGAGTTCAAATCATGAAGCAATTTAAAAAGCAAAGCCATGAATATAAGCTTTTAAAGTCTCCTTGGAAGCTTTATCTCATGAAATATGACAAACTTAATAAGACTACTCCTTATTACGACTGGCATTTTAAGGACTGTCTAACACAGGAACATGTTGTCTTAGATGGTTTAGATTGTGACCAAACCTTAGAAAATACTTATTGGGTTATGCAGGACTTTATGACTGCTATTCAGGATAACGATGAAAAGAAAGTTATCCATCTACTTCATTCAAAACAAAGTGTTGGTAAACAAATGCATCAAACACTACTGACCTTTAAGCATAATTATACCGGTGTCCTAAACGGTATATCTTCTAACTACTCTAATGGTTGTCTTGAAGGTGTCAATCGGAAGATTAAGCAAATTGAACGTACTGCTTATGGCTATAGAAATTTCAAACATTTATTAATTAGAATTAGACTTGAAGAAAATATTATAAAAGAAAAGGAATCAAACAGCTATTTGATATGA
- a CDS encoding non-ribosomal peptide synthetase produces MFIIDNFIQRSQNTPDQVAVKSPNGDYTYQEIFNIAQQLAAKLDEENAQDIVPFYLKDTRFVLPTVIGIWLSNRIPMPLVSALDLPEATDRVKEVQWDALITDLPATLKQKNIIQVDRFNQNNHADFKAKPFSQKNVYILSTSGSTGIPKKVFLTESNLKWILTRLYSLINVNETTKFLFSTPYSFDVSLTELLSPVIAGAELVCLPTSPSNSESIRLIPKLINQKQITHLSLSPSFAEALLDIVGPEAFDKLKFLMVAGEAFPINLAKKLKRALNKGCKVFNLYGPTETTVYATYHQVTENEEEYVPIGRPLPEGKVKVLDANNNEAKKGELYIGGSGVTDGYLLDSVKNSSSFITLDGERYYKTGDKVEILQNGELLFLEREDDQVQVNGIRVELGEIQTLVSKIADVTTAIAKFKNKRIYIFYISSQDKEAEIKSKLPTYLNPIIIKVDHFLYTYNRKIDTQRMIDEYYNRSLTTDSSNTLDELKKLIAKYHVNEIKELDSLDSVRFIVDVENTFKIQIDDAQFSLLNTLERLAAYIDKQDTQTNTAAETREQASEADLLNLKLLFANFSSSYEDAKITASSTQQSLFSQQKPSFDLLRVSFPTINFEEIQKIRQIFTDLTTKIDLLKFAWFKDRDGKLYFKKIINPAPISLVTANSFSETDLEKVMYSKPGSPIHCLIFNMKKQELNIVFSHHALDASSSNKLKKIFVDLYQGNLKIEQIKSSSYAEFMSFVQEVNQSTDLKAALSLVPQTQEELNLTKEDGRLYITKFACPAKTTDQIYINGLYLLSQAMMKDHKMKKITGKIALNIRKFSNFDASDVIGDIHATLPWEVKENDTLTDFAKRYQMWKDHYTKGTDYRYCIFNQIGSNLEYRNALSKQWSNMNISPNYIGEVNSVKAIADDILRLPFKPNYITMVSKEGVLYCISYGRLLEKFKYQVKLNDEQVVTVTTNEY; encoded by the coding sequence ATGTTTATTATTGATAATTTTATTCAACGCAGCCAGAATACTCCTGATCAAGTGGCAGTTAAATCACCAAATGGTGATTATACCTATCAAGAAATTTTCAATATTGCCCAGCAATTAGCCGCTAAACTTGATGAGGAAAATGCTCAGGACATCGTTCCCTTTTATTTAAAAGATACCCGTTTTGTACTGCCCACAGTAATTGGGATTTGGCTATCCAACCGCATCCCTATGCCACTTGTATCAGCGTTAGACCTACCTGAAGCCACTGATCGTGTAAAAGAAGTTCAATGGGATGCTTTAATAACTGACTTACCTGCCACACTTAAGCAGAAAAATATCATTCAAGTTGATCGTTTCAATCAGAATAATCACGCCGACTTTAAAGCTAAACCATTCTCGCAAAAAAATGTCTACATCCTCTCTACTTCTGGCAGTACCGGCATTCCTAAAAAAGTTTTTCTGACAGAAAGCAATCTAAAGTGGATCCTTACAAGACTGTACTCATTAATTAACGTCAACGAGACGACCAAATTTTTATTTTCAACGCCTTATTCTTTTGATGTTTCATTAACAGAGCTTCTGTCGCCCGTTATTGCCGGTGCCGAGCTGGTTTGTCTCCCAACAAGTCCTTCTAATTCAGAGAGTATCAGGCTAATTCCCAAATTAATTAATCAAAAGCAAATAACGCACCTTTCCTTATCCCCTTCATTTGCGGAGGCACTTCTTGATATCGTTGGTCCTGAAGCCTTTGATAAACTCAAGTTTCTGATGGTAGCCGGTGAAGCATTTCCGATTAATCTGGCAAAAAAATTGAAACGGGCGCTTAATAAGGGATGCAAAGTTTTTAATCTTTATGGTCCGACTGAAACAACTGTCTATGCTACTTATCATCAGGTAACTGAAAATGAAGAAGAATACGTACCGATTGGGCGACCATTACCAGAGGGAAAGGTAAAAGTCCTTGATGCAAACAATAATGAAGCAAAAAAAGGTGAATTATATATTGGCGGAAGCGGCGTAACAGACGGCTATCTTTTAGATTCTGTTAAAAATAGCTCAAGCTTCATCACTCTTGACGGTGAACGCTATTATAAAACTGGTGATAAGGTAGAAATTTTACAAAACGGTGAGCTACTTTTCCTAGAAAGAGAAGACGATCAAGTCCAAGTTAACGGAATCCGTGTGGAATTAGGTGAAATTCAAACTCTAGTATCGAAAATCGCTGATGTTACCACAGCAATTGCGAAGTTCAAAAACAAGCGAATCTATATTTTTTACATTAGTTCGCAAGATAAAGAAGCTGAGATTAAAAGTAAACTGCCAACTTATCTCAATCCAATAATTATTAAGGTCGATCATTTCTTGTACACCTACAACCGTAAGATTGATACGCAAAGAATGATCGACGAGTATTATAATCGGTCTTTGACTACTGATAGCTCTAACACTTTAGACGAATTGAAAAAGTTGATAGCCAAATACCACGTTAATGAAATTAAAGAGCTGGATTCTCTGGATTCAGTGCGCTTCATTGTTGATGTAGAAAATACTTTTAAGATTCAGATTGATGATGCCCAGTTCTCACTGTTGAACACGCTTGAGCGCTTGGCAGCATATATTGACAAGCAAGATACGCAAACAAATACGGCTGCAGAGACTCGCGAGCAAGCAAGTGAAGCTGACTTACTTAATCTTAAATTGCTGTTTGCAAACTTTTCGAGCAGCTATGAGGATGCGAAAATTACTGCTTCATCAACGCAGCAGAGTCTCTTTTCACAACAAAAACCATCTTTTGACCTGCTAAGAGTATCTTTTCCGACAATTAACTTTGAAGAAATTCAGAAAATTAGACAGATTTTTACTGATTTAACTACTAAGATAGATCTATTGAAATTTGCTTGGTTTAAAGATCGAGACGGTAAACTATATTTCAAGAAGATAATCAATCCAGCTCCAATCTCACTTGTTACCGCAAACAGCTTTTCCGAAACTGACTTAGAAAAAGTGATGTATTCTAAGCCTGGTTCGCCAATTCATTGCCTTATTTTCAATATGAAGAAGCAGGAGTTAAACATTGTCTTTTCACACCACGCTCTAGATGCCTCTTCTTCTAACAAATTGAAGAAAATATTCGTAGATTTGTATCAAGGAAATTTGAAAATTGAGCAAATTAAGTCCAGTTCTTACGCTGAATTTATGAGTTTTGTTCAAGAAGTTAATCAAAGTACTGATTTAAAGGCGGCCCTTTCTTTGGTACCTCAAACGCAGGAAGAACTCAATTTAACTAAAGAAGACGGTCGACTCTATATCACAAAATTCGCCTGCCCTGCTAAAACGACGGATCAAATTTACATTAACGGTCTTTACTTACTGTCACAAGCGATGATGAAAGATCATAAGATGAAGAAGATTACGGGAAAGATCGCTTTGAATATCAGGAAGTTTTCGAACTTTGATGCTAGCGATGTAATTGGAGATATTCACGCTACCCTACCTTGGGAAGTAAAGGAAAATGATACTTTGACTGATTTTGCCAAGAGATATCAAATGTGGAAAGATCACTATACTAAGGGCACGGATTATCGCTACTGCATTTTCAATCAGATTGGCAGCAATTTAGAATATCGCAACGCTTTAAGTAAACAGTGGAGCAACATGAATATTTCACCTAATTATATTGGAGAGGTAAATTCAGTAAAGGCGATTGCGGATGATATCTTAAGGCTGCCATTCAAGCCTAATTACATCACTATGGTTTCGAAAGAAGGCGTGCTATATTGCATTTCATATGGGCGCTTACTTGAAAAATTTAAGTATCAGGTGAAATTGAATGATGAGCAAGTAGTTACTGTAACAACAAATGAATATTAG
- a CDS encoding glycosyltransferase, producing MTTIAELIMFLMLLQCLWHIARTMLVNKKIKQNKNNAVSFKETRDEKPKFFIVIPCLQEQKIINRTIDDFVNIITSTKIDAKLFIVTTDKEKLRTNQGKTTFDIVKEKIDTSDSYKDIKLLNYPGVNGMMADQLNYAFDTIYKMYDIDEKSSYFCVYNADSRPGKDAFLQAKTVALKKHFPLIMQEYSAFFSNLNTLSPIMQGFAVYQTNFELINGLTNAILPSIFLRNHVVGHGLFVRFDYLKRIGGFNTEFWCEDIYLSFYLRSQGIIIEPLFALEYGESPKNIQILAKQNANWFKTLSDNKKIYQILSKNKDTKQLNTFLYYLNQVRGAFAWLLLPSFYLVIFVFLIFINSGLALVFTLVYLTTTFIRFWLSNSIAKNLHGKLPVNNFLLAFESSIAYLISNVGPLYLVFHRKGTKYKTER from the coding sequence ATGACAACAATAGCAGAATTAATAATGTTTCTAATGCTACTACAATGTTTGTGGCACATAGCTAGAACAATGCTAGTGAATAAAAAAATAAAGCAAAATAAAAATAATGCTGTGAGCTTTAAAGAAACTAGAGATGAAAAACCAAAATTCTTTATAGTTATTCCATGTTTACAAGAACAAAAGATAATTAATAGAACGATAGATGATTTTGTAAATATTATTACTAGTACAAAAATTGATGCAAAATTATTCATCGTAACTACTGATAAAGAAAAATTGCGAACCAATCAAGGAAAAACTACATTTGACATTGTAAAAGAAAAGATTGATACATCAGATAGTTATAAAGACATTAAACTTTTAAACTATCCTGGAGTAAATGGCATGATGGCTGATCAATTAAATTATGCATTCGATACAATTTATAAAATGTATGATATTGATGAGAAAAGCTCCTATTTCTGTGTCTATAATGCCGATAGTCGCCCCGGAAAAGACGCATTCCTTCAGGCAAAAACAGTTGCCCTAAAGAAGCATTTTCCTTTAATTATGCAAGAATATTCTGCATTTTTCTCTAACTTAAATACGTTAAGTCCAATTATGCAAGGCTTCGCTGTTTATCAAACTAATTTTGAATTAATAAATGGACTAACAAATGCTATATTACCTTCTATTTTCTTAAGGAATCATGTTGTAGGCCATGGACTTTTTGTCAGATTTGATTATTTAAAACGAATAGGTGGCTTTAATACTGAATTTTGGTGTGAAGATATTTATCTTAGTTTCTATTTAAGAAGTCAGGGAATTATAATTGAACCATTATTTGCCTTGGAATATGGGGAATCTCCTAAAAATATTCAAATACTTGCTAAACAAAATGCTAATTGGTTCAAAACATTGTCTGATAATAAAAAAATTTATCAAATATTAAGTAAGAATAAAGATACTAAACAATTGAATACTTTTCTTTATTATCTAAATCAAGTAAGAGGAGCCTTTGCATGGCTATTACTACCTAGCTTTTATCTAGTTATCTTTGTATTTCTTATTTTTATAAATAGTGGATTAGCACTAGTTTTTACTTTAGTTTATCTAACTACCACATTTATTCGATTCTGGCTATCTAATTCAATCGCGAAAAATTTACATGGAAAATTACCGGTAAATAATTTCCTTCTAGCGTTTGAAAGTAGCATAGCATATTTAATTTCTAATGTAGGTCCTCTCTATCTAGTATTTCATAGAAAAGGAACTAAATATAAAACAGAAAGGTGA
- a CDS encoding deoxynucleoside kinase, with amino-acid sequence MSRGKIILIDGISNSGKTTLCNNLSKQLGYKIVPESIRYLENRLNEKGDNILYVPKNIQEELRNQEILFDLEFDKWFDANYFADHGQNVVIDKSPYSIVATAFAFESSNISGTYNKSLEFLDDFIEKAKRYKLYSPDLLLLLKADCSASSKRNLERNHHLLSVWTQESTRQKQEEILEKEFQELDMKKALIDTSNLSPRDVYDEALKQITSL; translated from the coding sequence ATGAGTAGAGGAAAAATAATACTTATAGATGGCATATCGAATTCAGGTAAAACTACTTTATGTAATAACTTATCAAAACAACTAGGTTATAAAATTGTTCCTGAATCAATAAGATATCTAGAAAATAGGTTAAATGAAAAAGGAGATAATATTTTATATGTTCCTAAAAATATTCAAGAAGAATTACGGAATCAGGAAATATTATTTGACCTAGAATTTGATAAATGGTTTGATGCAAATTATTTTGCTGATCATGGACAAAATGTTGTAATTGATAAATCACCCTATTCAATCGTTGCGACAGCATTTGCTTTCGAATCTTCTAATATATCTGGAACATATAATAAATCGTTAGAGTTTTTAGACGATTTTATAGAAAAAGCTAAACGATATAAATTATACAGTCCGGACTTGCTATTACTATTAAAAGCTGATTGCTCTGCTTCATCAAAGAGAAATTTGGAACGGAATCATCACCTTTTAAGTGTTTGGACTCAAGAAAGTACAAGACAAAAGCAAGAAGAAATATTAGAAAAAGAATTTCAAGAATTAGATATGAAAAAGGCACTAATTGATACATCAAATCTTTCACCACGGGATGTCTATGATGAGGCTTTAAAACAAATCACTAGTTTGTGA